From one Flavobacterium sp. N502536 genomic stretch:
- a CDS encoding DegT/DnrJ/EryC1/StrS family aminotransferase encodes MIPIYKPYMPDKIDSEVSSILYSGQLGYGKYGKQFESELRKFIGSEYILSVSSYNIAMLIVLSTLGLNKGDEVIASPVSCLASNQPFAVKGLKVVWVDINPETGSMCPDDLKAKITNKTKAIFHNHFCGYLGNIDEINAIGNSFGIPVIDDGIEAFGSEYKGKKIGNLGTDITVFSFQTVRLPNTIDGGAIVFKDKELYEKALLIRDYGIDRAIFRTDNGEINPKCDISLEGYGGLMSELNSFLGAKQMDDIEDLLARQKKNALVWDQKIMNMENFYSLKLVENAIPNYWVYGILCENKEVAINYFKDNGFYATGVHINNNVYSVFNNKDSLKGVNEFMNRFLAIPSGWWFENKLL; translated from the coding sequence ATGATCCCAATTTATAAACCATACATGCCAGATAAAATTGATTCAGAAGTTAGTAGTATACTTTATTCTGGACAACTAGGATATGGAAAGTATGGAAAACAATTTGAATCGGAATTAAGAAAATTTATAGGATCTGAGTACATACTTTCTGTAAGTTCATACAATATAGCAATGTTAATTGTACTTTCAACATTAGGGTTAAATAAAGGTGATGAAGTTATTGCTAGTCCTGTAAGTTGCTTAGCATCTAATCAGCCATTTGCAGTTAAAGGCTTGAAAGTTGTTTGGGTTGATATTAACCCAGAAACGGGAAGTATGTGTCCGGATGATTTGAAAGCTAAGATTACAAATAAAACTAAGGCTATTTTTCATAATCATTTCTGCGGTTATTTAGGAAATATAGATGAAATAAATGCGATTGGAAATTCTTTTGGTATCCCTGTAATTGATGATGGTATTGAAGCATTTGGATCTGAGTATAAAGGAAAAAAAATAGGAAATCTGGGAACAGATATAACTGTATTTTCTTTTCAAACGGTTAGATTACCTAACACTATAGACGGTGGTGCAATTGTTTTTAAAGATAAAGAGCTTTATGAAAAAGCTTTATTGATTAGAGACTACGGAATTGACAGAGCAATTTTTAGAACTGATAATGGAGAAATTAATCCTAAATGTGACATTAGCTTAGAAGGTTATGGCGGGTTAATGAGTGAATTAAATTCATTTTTGGGTGCCAAACAGATGGATGATATTGAAGATTTGTTAGCACGGCAGAAAAAGAATGCACTTGTTTGGGATCAAAAAATTATGAATATGGAGAATTTTTATTCTCTAAAGTTGGTTGAAAATGCCATACCAAATTACTGGGTATATGGTATTTTATGTGAGAATAAAGAAGTAGCCATTAATTATTTTAAGGATAATGGGTTCTATGCTACTGGAGTTCATATTAATAATAATGTATATTCGGTTTTTAATAATAAAGACAGTTTAAAAGGAGTAAATGAATTTATGAATCGCTTTTTAGCAATACCTTCTGGTTGGTGGTTTGAAAATAAATTATTATAA
- a CDS encoding 3-oxoacyl-ACP synthase III family protein, with product MGAVIKNIEYVFPKQKITNTDLSNQFPDYDFGKFEDKVGIINRYWVAENETAFDLAKNACEKLFEKIDKNEIDYILYCTQSPEYFLPTTACVLQNHLGLRKDIGALDFNLGCSGYVYGVSMAKGLINSGQAKNILLVTAETYSKYLHPDDRSNRAIFGDAATATLISFSDVEHIGEFLFGTDGSGYDKLIVKNGCSNAPFNNEAKEINYGSNNIYTDNHLYMNGPEVFNFTSEVIPGFTKEVLAKNKKEINDVNQFVFHQANSFMLNFMRKRLKIDSERFYVNLEDGGNTVSCTIPIALKKYSEDSEFKNQNIAIVGFGVGLSWAGGLITIDSNL from the coding sequence ATGGGGGCAGTAATAAAGAATATAGAATATGTTTTTCCTAAACAAAAGATCACTAATACTGATTTAAGTAATCAATTTCCAGATTATGATTTTGGAAAATTTGAGGATAAAGTTGGGATAATAAATAGGTATTGGGTTGCTGAAAATGAAACTGCATTTGATCTGGCAAAAAATGCTTGTGAAAAATTGTTTGAAAAAATAGATAAGAATGAAATTGATTATATTTTATACTGTACTCAAAGTCCGGAATATTTTTTGCCAACCACAGCCTGTGTTTTACAAAATCATTTAGGTTTAAGAAAAGATATTGGTGCCCTTGATTTTAATTTAGGTTGTTCTGGGTATGTTTATGGAGTTAGTATGGCAAAAGGATTAATAAATTCAGGTCAAGCAAAGAATATTTTACTGGTTACAGCTGAAACATATTCTAAATATCTGCATCCAGATGATCGTTCAAACAGAGCTATTTTTGGAGATGCAGCTACTGCAACATTGATTTCTTTTTCAGATGTAGAACATATTGGAGAATTCTTATTTGGAACAGATGGTTCGGGATATGACAAGTTAATTGTGAAAAATGGATGTAGTAATGCTCCATTTAATAATGAAGCAAAAGAAATTAACTATGGTTCAAATAATATTTACACGGACAATCATTTGTATATGAACGGCCCCGAAGTTTTTAACTTTACAAGTGAAGTTATTCCTGGTTTCACTAAAGAAGTTTTGGCAAAAAATAAAAAAGAAATCAATGATGTAAATCAATTTGTTTTTCATCAAGCAAATTCATTTATGTTAAATTTTATGCGTAAAAGACTCAAAATTGACAGTGAAAGATTTTATGTAAATTTGGAGGATGGAGGAAATACAGTTTCCTGTACAATACCAATTGCACTCAAAAAGTATTCAGAGGATTCGGAATTCAAAAATCAAAATATAGCAATTGTTGGCTTTGGTGTAGGATTATCTTGGGCAGGAGGTTTAATAACAATAGATAGTAATTTGTAA
- a CDS encoding oligosaccharide flippase family protein, translating to MFKNIIANYVGKVWGIISVFVFIPFYIKLLGIESYAVINFYTVILTIMYFADGGLSATLNREIARNEDKQYIGNMLFTIEKVYMAICLFIILFVFCFSNLIAENWLNSQILSSSDLSTYVSLMGVSIAFQLFTTLQISGLLGLEKQVLSNGIQVASSFFRSGVVLIPLYFYPTLLTFFIWQVSINIIFFFIARFNLWKYIKTNLRYKFDKNVLKTVGRFAGGMMLMAIISSLNTQIDKLVISKLLSLKEFGYYALAGILSQIPELIITPIAVAILPRMVKYTENIEKDKITKLFHVNTFILSTLATTGGMLLFLFTKDFLFIWTHDIIIASKIENVAKVLLVGSVFLSFQYMPYYLAIANGHTRTNVTLGIVAVICIIPALIFFVKQYGLIGATYTWLIMNVFAYFYLGYFIISKFLKMSLGDG from the coding sequence ATGTTTAAAAACATAATAGCCAATTATGTTGGTAAAGTTTGGGGAATTATATCTGTCTTTGTTTTTATTCCATTTTATATAAAATTATTAGGGATTGAGTCTTATGCTGTAATTAATTTCTATACAGTAATTTTAACAATCATGTATTTTGCAGATGGGGGACTATCAGCGACCCTTAATAGAGAAATTGCGAGAAATGAGGATAAACAATATATTGGGAATATGCTTTTTACAATTGAAAAGGTGTATATGGCCATTTGTTTATTTATAATACTTTTTGTTTTTTGCTTTTCAAATCTTATTGCAGAGAATTGGTTGAATTCCCAAATTCTTTCTAGTAGCGATTTATCTACATACGTAAGTTTAATGGGAGTGAGTATTGCTTTTCAGCTATTTACCACTTTACAAATTAGTGGTTTACTTGGATTAGAGAAACAAGTTTTATCTAATGGAATTCAAGTTGCGAGTAGTTTCTTCCGTTCAGGAGTTGTCCTTATACCTCTTTATTTTTACCCTACCTTATTGACTTTTTTTATATGGCAGGTTTCAATAAATATTATCTTTTTTTTTATTGCAAGATTTAACTTATGGAAATATATTAAGACTAATTTAAGGTATAAGTTTGACAAGAATGTTTTAAAAACTGTTGGACGTTTTGCCGGAGGAATGATGTTAATGGCTATAATATCTTCTCTTAACACTCAAATTGATAAATTAGTGATAAGTAAATTATTATCATTAAAAGAATTTGGTTATTATGCTCTTGCTGGTATTCTTTCACAAATACCGGAATTAATAATTACCCCTATTGCAGTGGCTATATTACCAAGAATGGTGAAATATACTGAAAATATTGAAAAAGATAAAATTACAAAGCTATTTCATGTAAATACTTTTATATTATCAACTTTAGCAACTACAGGAGGGATGTTATTGTTTCTTTTTACTAAAGATTTTCTTTTTATTTGGACCCATGATATTATCATTGCTAGTAAAATTGAAAATGTTGCAAAAGTACTTTTAGTTGGTTCGGTATTCTTATCTTTTCAGTATATGCCATATTATCTTGCAATCGCAAATGGTCATACAAGGACAAATGTGACGTTAGGTATCGTGGCAGTAATTTGTATAATTCCGGCCCTAATCTTTTTTGTTAAGCAATACGGGTTAATCGGCGCTACTTATACATGGCTTATAATGAATGTGTTTGCTTACTTTTATTTGGGGTATTTTATAATTTCCAAATTTTTAAAAATGAGTTTAGGAGATGGTTAA
- the rfbB gene encoding dTDP-glucose 4,6-dehydratase, whose product MKKILITGGAGFIGSHVVRHFVNKYPEYQIFNLDALTYAGNLENIKDIENQSNYTFVKGDIVDETFINELFSVHNFDGVLHLAAESHVDRSIEDPLAFVKTNVIGTMNLLNAAKNQWKNNFEGKRFYHISTDEVYGSLGAEGLFTETTAYDPNSPYSASKASSDHFVRAYGETYGLPYVLTNCSNNYGSYHFPEKLIPLFINNIINNKPLPVYGDGNYTRDWLFVEDHAIAIDLVFHKGKNHETYNIGGFNEWKNIDLVKLLCQIMDQKLGRNEGTSQELITYVKDRPGHDLRYAIDASKINKELGWKPSVTFEEGLEKTINWYLDNEEWLQNVTSGSYKAYYQKQYS is encoded by the coding sequence ATGAAAAAAATTCTGATAACAGGCGGAGCTGGTTTTATAGGATCACATGTCGTTAGACACTTTGTTAATAAATATCCTGAATATCAAATATTCAATTTGGATGCTTTGACTTATGCAGGGAATTTAGAAAATATAAAGGATATCGAAAATCAATCTAATTATACATTTGTAAAAGGTGATATCGTAGATGAAACTTTTATAAATGAACTGTTTTCAGTTCATAATTTTGATGGCGTTTTACATTTGGCAGCTGAGTCACATGTTGATCGCTCTATTGAAGATCCATTAGCCTTTGTGAAAACAAATGTGATTGGAACAATGAATTTACTAAACGCCGCAAAGAATCAGTGGAAGAATAATTTTGAAGGTAAGCGGTTTTATCATATCAGTACTGATGAAGTTTATGGCTCACTTGGAGCAGAGGGGCTTTTTACAGAAACAACAGCATACGATCCTAATTCTCCCTATTCAGCTTCTAAAGCGAGTTCTGATCATTTCGTAAGAGCTTATGGAGAAACTTATGGCTTGCCTTACGTTTTAACGAATTGTTCTAATAATTACGGATCGTATCATTTTCCTGAAAAATTAATTCCTCTTTTTATAAATAACATCATAAATAATAAGCCACTACCTGTTTATGGAGATGGTAATTATACACGTGATTGGCTTTTTGTTGAAGACCATGCCATCGCAATAGATTTAGTTTTTCATAAAGGTAAAAATCATGAAACCTACAACATTGGAGGTTTTAACGAATGGAAGAACATAGATTTGGTTAAGCTACTATGTCAAATTATGGATCAGAAATTGGGTAGAAATGAAGGAACTTCGCAAGAATTGATTACTTACGTGAAAGACAGACCCGGACATGATTTGCGTTATGCCATTGATGCTTCAAAAATTAATAAAGAATTAGGATGGAAACCATCTGTTACCTTTGAAGAAGGGTTGGAAAAAACAATTAATTGGTATTTAGATAATGAAGAATGGTTGCAGAATGTAACTTCTGGTTCGTACAAAGCTTATTATCAAAAACAATATTCGTAA
- a CDS encoding SDR family NAD(P)-dependent oxidoreductase — protein sequence MIILLTGATSGIGFETLKQLIADGHTVYAIGRDFSKIDFFIQNYKSQIFNFNFDFNQVDQIDELFSKFNLENQKFDALVHCAGVEETLPLSLYSTSKVRNIFDVNVFSGIELLRHFTKKKYCNDGAGIVFLSSVMGILGQPGKIGYCATKAAVLGVVKSGALEFAKRKIRINAVLPGIINTPMTKKLFSQINDDQIKEIENMHPLGFGEVEDVVPTILFLISKNSRWITGQSFVIDGGYSIQ from the coding sequence ATGATTATACTACTAACAGGAGCAACTTCTGGTATCGGTTTCGAAACATTAAAGCAGTTGATTGCAGATGGACATACAGTATATGCTATTGGAAGAGATTTTTCAAAAATAGATTTTTTTATACAAAATTATAAGTCGCAGATTTTCAACTTTAACTTTGACTTTAATCAAGTAGACCAAATTGATGAGTTGTTTTCAAAATTTAATTTAGAAAATCAAAAATTTGATGCATTAGTACACTGTGCCGGAGTTGAAGAAACACTTCCTTTGTCTTTATATTCTACAAGTAAGGTTAGAAATATATTTGATGTAAATGTTTTTTCGGGAATTGAATTATTAAGACATTTCACAAAAAAGAAATACTGTAATGATGGTGCGGGTATTGTTTTTTTGTCATCAGTAATGGGGATATTAGGACAACCTGGGAAAATTGGGTATTGTGCAACGAAGGCAGCGGTATTAGGAGTTGTTAAATCAGGAGCTTTAGAATTTGCAAAGAGAAAAATAAGAATTAATGCAGTTTTACCTGGAATTATTAATACTCCGATGACTAAAAAGCTGTTCAGTCAAATAAATGACGATCAAATTAAGGAAATTGAAAATATGCATCCATTAGGTTTTGGTGAAGTTGAAGATGTAGTACCTACTATTTTATTTCTCATATCTAAAAATTCAAGGTGGATTACAGGGCAAAGTTTCGTAATTGATGGTGGATATTCAATTCAGTAG
- a CDS encoding polysaccharide biosynthesis protein, whose product MFKDKILLITGGTGSFGNAMLRGFLNSDLKEIRIFSRDEKKQEDMRIEYKNDKLNFVIGDIRDFDSINAAMNGVNFVFHAAALKQVPSCEFYPMQAVQTNILGAENVLEAAARNNVERVVVLSTDKAVYPINAMGISKAFMEKLAVSKARDSRVKNVDAIYTATRYGNVMCSRGSIIPLFVKQIKEGKALTITNPKMTRFMMSLDDSVELVMFAFTNGNPGDIFVQKSPAATIEDLAQALKELFNADNEIKIIGERHSEKMYETLCAKEEMAKADDLGEFYRIPADFRDLNYTKYVQEDGPKLVDTEYNSDNTQRLNVEELKKLLLTLDYVQEELASYNQ is encoded by the coding sequence ATGTTTAAAGATAAAATTTTATTAATAACAGGAGGCACTGGTTCTTTTGGAAATGCAATGTTAAGAGGTTTTTTAAATTCAGATTTAAAAGAAATTAGAATATTTTCACGTGATGAGAAAAAGCAAGAAGATATGCGTATCGAATATAAAAATGATAAATTAAATTTTGTTATTGGTGACATTCGTGATTTCGATAGTATAAATGCTGCTATGAATGGTGTGAATTTCGTTTTTCATGCAGCAGCGTTAAAACAAGTACCTTCTTGTGAATTTTATCCTATGCAAGCTGTTCAGACTAATATATTAGGAGCGGAAAATGTATTAGAAGCTGCAGCAAGAAATAATGTTGAGCGAGTAGTTGTACTTAGCACAGATAAAGCTGTTTATCCAATAAATGCAATGGGAATCTCTAAGGCATTTATGGAGAAATTAGCTGTCTCGAAGGCTAGAGATTCTAGGGTTAAGAATGTGGATGCGATTTATACCGCAACTCGATATGGAAATGTTATGTGTTCTCGAGGATCTATAATTCCTTTGTTTGTTAAACAAATAAAAGAAGGTAAAGCGTTGACTATTACAAACCCAAAGATGACAAGATTTATGATGTCGTTGGATGATTCTGTAGAGTTGGTTATGTTTGCTTTTACAAATGGAAATCCAGGTGATATCTTCGTTCAGAAATCTCCAGCAGCTACAATAGAAGATTTGGCACAAGCATTAAAAGAATTGTTTAATGCTGATAATGAGATCAAAATCATTGGGGAACGCCATTCTGAAAAAATGTATGAAACGCTCTGTGCAAAAGAAGAAATGGCAAAGGCAGATGATCTAGGAGAGTTTTATAGAATTCCCGCAGATTTTAGAGATTTAAATTACACTAAATATGTTCAGGAAGACGGACCAAAGCTTGTAGATACGGAGTATAATTCTGATAATACACAAAGATTAAATGTTGAAGAGTTAAAAAAATTGCTATTAACTTTAGACTATGTTCAAGAAGAATTAGCATCTTACAATCAATAA
- a CDS encoding Wzz/FepE/Etk N-terminal domain-containing protein, whose product MDNLPMENDEVSFKELIEKLKEWYSYLLKQWKMIVLGVTIGIIGGLTYSFIKKPVYTATLSFAIEDEKSGGGLGSALGLASSLGLDLGSTGGSMFTGSNLTELFKSRSMVEKTLLSPVTVNGKTISLAEMYIENNEWREKWKKNPKLSAIRFLPNSDRKSFVRTQDSILGVIYQNLSKNSLTVAQKDKKVAIITMEVASINEMFSLYFCNALAKEVGKFYVDTKSKKARTNMEILERQTDSIRRELNGAITGVAVANDNTFNLNPALNVRRAPSARRQVDVQANTAILTELVKQSELAKVTLRKETPLIQIIDGPILPLSVEKFGKVKGIFFGAFLGTFFILLFLIVKRLYNNYI is encoded by the coding sequence ATGGATAATTTACCTATGGAGAACGATGAAGTGTCGTTTAAAGAATTAATTGAAAAGCTAAAGGAGTGGTATTCTTATCTCCTTAAGCAATGGAAAATGATTGTATTGGGAGTAACTATTGGAATAATCGGAGGGTTAACTTATTCCTTCATAAAAAAGCCTGTTTATACTGCTACATTGTCATTTGCTATAGAAGATGAAAAATCTGGAGGAGGCTTAGGAAGTGCACTTGGACTGGCAAGTTCCCTTGGATTGGATTTGGGAAGTACAGGAGGAAGTATGTTTACAGGTTCAAATTTAACAGAGTTGTTTAAATCTAGATCAATGGTCGAAAAAACGCTGCTGTCTCCTGTTACTGTAAATGGTAAAACTATTTCATTAGCTGAGATGTATATTGAGAATAACGAATGGAGAGAAAAATGGAAAAAAAATCCAAAACTGTCAGCAATTCGATTCTTGCCAAATTCAGATCGTAAATCTTTTGTTAGAACACAGGACAGTATTTTAGGTGTAATTTACCAGAACTTATCTAAAAACTCCTTAACAGTAGCACAAAAAGATAAGAAAGTAGCTATTATAACTATGGAAGTAGCTTCAATAAATGAAATGTTCTCTTTATACTTTTGTAATGCACTTGCAAAAGAAGTCGGTAAGTTTTATGTTGATACTAAAAGCAAAAAAGCTCGTACAAACATGGAAATTTTAGAAAGACAGACGGATTCGATTCGCAGAGAGTTAAATGGTGCTATAACGGGTGTAGCTGTCGCCAATGATAATACTTTTAATTTGAATCCGGCTCTTAATGTTAGACGTGCTCCTTCAGCCCGTAGGCAAGTCGATGTTCAGGCAAATACAGCTATATTAACTGAATTGGTAAAACAATCCGAACTAGCTAAAGTAACATTACGAAAAGAAACACCATTAATTCAGATAATTGATGGACCAATTTTACCTTTAAGTGTAGAAAAGTTCGGAAAAGTAAAAGGTATTTTTTTTGGAGCCTTTCTAGGTACCTTCTTTATATTGCTTTTTTTGATTGTAAAAAGATTGTACAATAACTATATTTAA
- a CDS encoding acyl carrier protein: protein MNKKHFFLRLEEDLELETEINGETNIKDLDDWDSMTAMVLIGLVNEEFSVTLNSDDIESITTVNSLMERIGLDKFN, encoded by the coding sequence ATGAATAAAAAGCATTTTTTTTTAAGATTAGAAGAAGATTTAGAACTTGAAACAGAAATAAATGGTGAAACCAATATTAAAGACTTAGATGACTGGGATTCTATGACGGCAATGGTTTTAATTGGTTTAGTAAATGAAGAATTTTCTGTGACTTTGAATTCAGATGATATAGAAAGTATAACAACAGTAAATTCTTTAATGGAAAGAATTGGCTTAGATAAATTTAACTAG
- a CDS encoding SLBB domain-containing protein has translation MKKIIYVLTLFFILLTSFNANAQDIIKSKDLSTVKVDYLSDDEIGKIVSQLKSNNATINDVQSMALSKGMSQAEFDKLRTRITEYEKKNGKDADKKKNDKDKKKDDKLNEVDKDSEFGRKQEKIKNEKIKDSLNALIFGSELFDNPTLNFEPDLKMATPVNYVLGPGDKLEISIYGIQQFDDTVPVNFEGKITIQNVGQISVAGMSIEAASQKIKAAIARVYTTVRSGQSQVSVSLSDIRTIKVTIVGGKQPGNYSISSLASVYNALHLAGGPGKNGSYRNIELIRNNKVYKNVDIYKFLVKGDQSDNVSLRDNDVIRIPAYTQRVIVEGEVKRPGIFEMKKGEKFSDLLNFASGFNEFAYTASVNVLQKTGKEFKVHDINESEYGSYAPQSGDVFKVTKILNRFENRIKIEGAVFRPDYYSFSEGMRVSDLITRAEGLKEDAYTKRARIIRLKTDLTTEIVNVDLSAALSGDLNADIGLKREDIVTVYSILEFREEYKVTIDGEVKNPGEYEYFENLTLNDLVVQVGGLTGSASKRVEIARMVKSDVIDDADPKRIELVELEITADNNEQIKNFVLKPFDVVNIRKMAVYEKPEMVKVSGAVTYPGKYVLANKKETVYNVVMRAGGLTSIANLDGMKIKRPIKEAQIEQLESVNLNLDKKLTTEEEAVKSKQGEFDLKKKDTLNSKLSKKLRDELKFATIPVNWEKIVKDKNHYSNVTLFPGDEIEVAVYNEGVKVTGNVLLTSEIPYRKGKGFKYYINSVGGVDSKGWKKKAYIIYPNGKASVTGSFLFFRSYPRVEPDSQIVVPEKPQTKKMTAGEWVGIGSVISSLALLIVTAFK, from the coding sequence ATGAAAAAAATAATCTATGTTCTGACCTTGTTTTTTATTCTATTAACGTCTTTTAATGCAAATGCACAGGATATTATAAAGTCTAAAGACTTGAGTACCGTAAAAGTTGACTACCTATCAGATGACGAAATAGGTAAAATAGTTTCTCAATTAAAAAGTAATAATGCGACAATTAATGATGTTCAATCAATGGCTTTGTCGAAAGGTATGAGCCAGGCAGAATTTGATAAATTAAGAACTCGAATTACGGAGTACGAGAAAAAAAACGGTAAAGATGCAGACAAGAAAAAAAATGATAAGGATAAAAAGAAAGACGATAAATTAAATGAAGTTGATAAAGACTCTGAGTTTGGAAGAAAACAAGAGAAGATCAAAAATGAAAAAATAAAAGATTCGTTAAACGCTTTGATTTTCGGATCTGAGTTGTTTGACAATCCGACTTTGAATTTTGAACCGGATTTGAAAATGGCAACTCCCGTAAATTACGTTTTGGGGCCAGGTGATAAATTAGAAATTAGTATATATGGTATTCAGCAATTCGATGATACAGTTCCGGTAAATTTCGAAGGTAAAATTACCATTCAGAATGTTGGTCAAATTAGCGTTGCAGGAATGTCAATTGAAGCTGCTTCACAAAAAATAAAAGCTGCAATTGCAAGAGTTTATACTACAGTTAGGTCGGGACAATCTCAGGTTAGTGTCAGCTTAAGCGATATTAGAACAATTAAAGTAACCATTGTAGGCGGAAAACAGCCAGGTAATTATTCTATATCATCTTTAGCCTCTGTTTATAACGCATTACATTTAGCCGGTGGACCTGGTAAGAATGGCAGTTACAGAAATATAGAATTGATTCGAAACAACAAGGTTTATAAAAACGTTGATATTTATAAGTTTTTAGTAAAAGGAGATCAATCTGATAATGTTAGTTTAAGAGATAATGATGTTATTAGAATTCCTGCTTACACACAAAGAGTAATAGTCGAGGGAGAAGTCAAAAGACCCGGGATTTTCGAAATGAAAAAAGGCGAGAAGTTTTCTGATCTTTTAAATTTTGCATCGGGGTTTAATGAGTTTGCTTATACCGCTTCAGTGAATGTACTGCAAAAAACTGGTAAAGAGTTTAAGGTTCATGATATCAATGAAAGCGAGTATGGATCCTATGCTCCACAGTCGGGAGATGTGTTTAAAGTAACAAAAATTTTAAATCGATTTGAAAATCGAATTAAAATTGAAGGTGCAGTTTTTAGACCAGATTATTATTCTTTTAGTGAGGGAATGAGAGTTTCAGATCTTATTACTAGGGCTGAAGGTCTTAAAGAAGATGCTTATACCAAAAGAGCAAGGATTATTCGATTAAAAACAGATCTAACAACAGAGATTGTTAATGTAGATTTAAGTGCTGCTTTATCTGGTGATTTGAATGCAGATATAGGGCTTAAAAGAGAAGATATCGTTACGGTATATTCTATTTTGGAATTTAGAGAAGAATATAAAGTAACAATTGATGGGGAAGTTAAAAATCCGGGGGAGTATGAGTATTTTGAAAATCTAACCTTAAATGATTTAGTGGTTCAAGTTGGTGGTTTAACTGGATCGGCATCAAAAAGAGTTGAAATTGCCAGAATGGTAAAGTCTGATGTAATTGATGACGCTGATCCGAAGAGAATAGAATTGGTTGAACTTGAAATAACTGCGGATAATAACGAGCAGATTAAGAACTTTGTATTAAAACCTTTTGATGTTGTTAATATCCGAAAAATGGCGGTTTATGAAAAGCCAGAAATGGTGAAGGTAAGCGGAGCTGTTACTTATCCGGGTAAATATGTTTTGGCAAATAAAAAAGAAACTGTTTATAATGTAGTTATGAGAGCTGGTGGGTTGACTTCAATTGCTAACTTGGATGGGATGAAAATAAAAAGACCAATAAAAGAGGCACAAATAGAGCAATTGGAAAGTGTAAACCTAAATCTGGATAAAAAATTAACAACAGAAGAAGAAGCAGTGAAATCCAAACAAGGGGAGTTTGATTTAAAAAAGAAAGATACTCTTAATTCTAAATTATCTAAAAAACTTAGAGACGAATTAAAATTTGCTACGATTCCTGTAAACTGGGAAAAGATTGTAAAAGACAAAAATCATTATTCGAACGTTACTTTGTTTCCTGGTGATGAAATTGAAGTTGCGGTGTATAATGAAGGAGTGAAAGTGACTGGAAATGTACTACTGACATCAGAGATTCCATATAGAAAAGGGAAAGGATTTAAATATTACATTAATTCTGTTGGAGGAGTGGATAGTAAAGGATGGAAGAAAAAAGCTTATATAATTTATCCAAATGGTAAAGCTTCAGTTACCGGATCGTTTTTGTTTTTTAGATCATATCCTAGAGTTGAACCTGATTCGCAAATAGTAGTTCCTGAAAAACCGCAAACTAAAAAAATGACCGCAGGAGAATGGGTTGGAATTGGAAGTGTGATTTCTAGTTTAGCGTTGTTAATTGTTACTGCTTTTAAATAA